The DNA sequence TTTATCTCCACAAGCGTAGCCCCATGCTTCAAGGAGATCAGCGGTAGGGAGGCAGCAGGCATGACGAGACCGCTAGTTCCTATTACTAACACGACCCTGGCTTCCCTCATCATACCCTCAGCCCTGGACCAGGCATCCAGAGGGAGAGGCTCGTGGAACCAGACTACGTCGGGCCTCATCAGGGAGTTACAGCTGCAGATCGGAGGGACCTTATCCGGAATATTACCGAAGCCTAGGTCAATCTTGAGGCCGCATGATGTGCATCTGATCCTCCAGATCGATCCATGGAGCTCTACCACGTTAACGGATCCAGCTTCCTGATGCAAACCATCGACGTTCTGGGTCACGACGCCCATCACTATACCCTCCCTCTCCCACCTAGCCAGCACCTCGTGAGCTAAGCTGGGTCGGACCTCCCTGATGAGGGACATCCTCCACCTGTACCAATCCCAGACGAGCTCAGGGTTCCTTCTGAAGGCCTGCGGTGTAGCTAGCTCCTCGGGATCGTACTTATCCCAAAGACCGCCCTTTCCCCTGAAAGTGGGTACCCCTACCTCCGCCGATATGCCGGCGCCCGTGAAAGCGACTACCCTCCCTGAGCCCCTCCTCAGGAGCCCCGCTACCTCCTCAGCTTCTGAGTTCATGAGGCTCGACCTCCGGAGGGTTAGGGGGATAAGGCCTGACCTCGGACTCAAGAGGGCAACCTCCTCTACAGGCTCCTAATGCTGGACAGCTCAAGCAGGCATCACCTACGTAAGCGGCTTCCCTTATCCTCCTGCATCCCTCAGAGTACCAGATTCTCTCCCAGTCATCCCTCAGTATGTTTCCGAGCCTCAGGTAGTGGCTCTGGCAAGGTATGACCGATCCATCCGGCTCCACAGCTATCGCTATACTGCAAGCCGAGCAGAACTTCGGGCCCAACCCAAGCTCGATGGGATCGATCTCACAGTACCTGGTGACCCCGTACCAAGTGAAATCCAGACCAAGCTGTAAGCAGAGCTCTTTCGCCTCAGAAACGACCCTCCTCATCTCATCGAAGTCCGGCTCTAGGTCCTCGGCTAGCTTAGCCCTTCCGCTGTAAATCAACCTGTTCAATGAGTAGCCATGGACCCCCAGCCCAGCGACGAACCTCAGGGTGTCCGCTATCCTACTCGAGTTCTCCCTCAAGAGTGTTGAGTTCACGCTAACGTAAACCCCGGTCCTCAGAATGTTCCTTATACCTTCAACGGTCCTCTCCCAGCTCCCCCTCACTCCCGTGATCCTCTCATGCACCTCAGGGTCACTAGCTTCCAGGGTGATCTGGATGTAGTCTAAACCAGCCCTGGCGAGCCTCTCCGATAGCTCCTCGCTTAACAGAGTTCCGTTAGTTACTACACCCGATACGATCCCCAGCCTCTGAGCCTCCTCTACCAGCTCCACCAGGTCCTCCCTGAGGGTGGGCTCGCCTCCGGTGAAGGTCACCTGAGGGACTCCCAGATCCCTGAGGATCCTCAGGACCTCCTTCCACTCATCCGTGGTGAGTTCCCTCACCTCAGCGGGGCTATCGGAGTAGCAGTGGAGGCATATGTTATTGCAATCGTAGGTCAACGCTAGATCCACCCTAAGGGGAGCGGAGAGGAGTGAAACATCCGGGAACTGATACCTGAATCCCAAGTCCGTTACGGGATCACCGTAACCCTCTATGAACTTACTTACCTTATCAACTATCTCCTTGAAGTGCTCCCTAATATCCCTCTTCCTCAACCCCCTGTAGTGTGCCCTCAGTTCCCTCAAAGCGTCTCTCCAGTCACCTCCTGAGAGGAATGCCTTCACCATGAGAGCAGCCGTGTGGTTCAGGTAAGCTAGCCTACTGGCATCCACGACTAGCGAGCCCATGCTGTAAGGTTCGATCCTCAGCTGAACCTTATGGCCCTTGTAGTTGAACTGCATGAACCTTTCGCTCAACGGACACCGCCTCCCGCGCAAGCACAGGCGCAGCTAACACAAGCGCAAGCACAGGCGCAGCTAACACAAGCGCAAGCCACTCTGACTCTCCTACTGCTCCCACTAGGCCTCTCGGGGACTATGGCCTTGGCTACTCTCTCAGAGAAGTCCTCCAGGTTGGTCACGATGGATGAGGAGAACCTCTCGATGGACCTGGCTACGGAGTCAGCGGCTTTCTCCAAGTCAGTGACCACCGGTACATCGCGGGCTGGCTCCTGGGGAGTAGGGACGTATACGGTCCCCCTCCTCGGGATCCATATCAGGACATCCGGAGGCTCTCGCACAATCACGGTAGCGGGGGCTCCCTCCCTCATGTACCTCCTCAGCTTCCCATCGAAGTCCTCATCGGTCAGGAGCCAGGGTAGGTTCTCCCTGAGGAACTCGAGCCTCCTATCCGGCACCTCCTCCGAGAGCCTTCTCCAGAGCGAGCTGACGAGCTTCTCGTAGTGAGTTAGGGTCTCAAGTCTCGAGTATCCCGAGAGCTCCTTATTCACTCTCCTGTGGAGGACCCTAATCACGTTGACCAAGCATTCCTCCTTGGGCCTCACTCCCTCTAAGCAACTGAGGAACTCACTCTCGTAAGCCCTAAGCTGAACGGTGGTCTCGCTCAGCCTCTCCATCTCCAGGGGCTCCAATCTCCTGATGTTGAGAAGACCCTTGTTAGATAGGACCAGAGCTAATATAGCCAGTATCCTGCCGTAACTGATCCTCCTTCCCTCTAGCTTCTTCAAGTAGGCTACCTCAGGTGGCTCAAGGTTCTTATTGATCCCCAAGCTCTCGACAACGACCTCCGGGACCTGATAAGGTCTCTTCTCCATCAGGACCTTAGCGTACCTCACTATGAGGAAGATGGACGCTAGGAGCGCCCCCAGGAGGATGAGGGCCAACATGACGTACAGCGTATCGTTCTCCTCAGAGCTGACGTAGGCAGAGACGTAATCCTTCGGGAATGAGACACCGACATCCAGCTTGAAGTTAGGCTGAAGCATTCTCCTCTCCCAGTAGAGAGCGATCCTGTTGTCCTCTAGAACGATCAAGTTATCGTAATCCGGTTGGTTCCTCACCTCCTCGCTCCTGACGCCGGGTGGAAGGACGACCCACAACCTGAGCCTCCTGACCATCGCATCGAACCAAGATGGTATGAACCTAAGTCCCACGTTCCCGGGGTTCGTCAGGTCCTCGTATATGAAATCCCTCAGCCTGACCTCCAGGTAGTAGGTTCTGGA is a window from the Candidatus Korarchaeum sp. genome containing:
- a CDS encoding radical SAM protein, encoding MSERFMQFNYKGHKVQLRIEPYSMGSLVVDASRLAYLNHTAALMVKAFLSGGDWRDALRELRAHYRGLRKRDIREHFKEIVDKVSKFIEGYGDPVTDLGFRYQFPDVSLLSAPLRVDLALTYDCNNICLHCYSDSPAEVRELTTDEWKEVLRILRDLGVPQVTFTGGEPTLREDLVELVEEAQRLGIVSGVVTNGTLLSEELSERLARAGLDYIQITLEASDPEVHERITGVRGSWERTVEGIRNILRTGVYVSVNSTLLRENSSRIADTLRFVAGLGVHGYSLNRLIYSGRAKLAEDLEPDFDEMRRVVSEAKELCLQLGLDFTWYGVTRYCEIDPIELGLGPKFCSACSIAIAVEPDGSVIPCQSHYLRLGNILRDDWERIWYSEGCRRIREAAYVGDACLSCPALGACRGGCPLESEVRPYPPNPPEVEPHELRS
- a CDS encoding NAD-dependent deacylase; translation: MNSEAEEVAGLLRRGSGRVVAFTGAGISAEVGVPTFRGKGGLWDKYDPEELATPQAFRRNPELVWDWYRWRMSLIREVRPSLAHEVLARWEREGIVMGVVTQNVDGLHQEAGSVNVVELHGSIWRIRCTSCGLKIDLGFGNIPDKVPPICSCNSLMRPDVVWFHEPLPLDAWSRAEGMMREARVVLVIGTSGLVMPAASLPLISLKHGATLVEINPEETNLSGFARFRMRRGASEALLSIDRYLGGTS